In Paracoccus aminophilus JCM 7686, a single window of DNA contains:
- a CDS encoding alpha/beta fold hydrolase, with amino-acid sequence MRHDLPHMDQALQEARGFVTLHARHMGFDDRRIARLFERITTLSGEGASSWVSVFTGEALAADAAKKPVEAANLFNLARFPVADTPAKIYAQQAAAQVFGEHVERLDRGERIQVELDGKSLSVLFREPRNRRAGLLILMGGIVSLKEQWGAFLNLGRKLGCAVAIADFAGVGCNEVPYDRAAAGIYGAIMDAVAERCDVRRTLIVAPSFGGHLAMLQAIRDPRIRQIVTVGAPIRACFQEAARGDATDIPLITRLALAHAMRIPVETLPDRLPDLAIQPDEMRRLKTPVLYLAAERDEIIPVSEWAEVARDAPNLRVHGFDDVHGAPNSLPALRLIILTMVLRHCGRSVASRLVQSFLRLRFDVQPSLFHGLDRV; translated from the coding sequence ATGCGGCATGACCTTCCCCATATGGATCAGGCGCTGCAGGAGGCGCGCGGTTTCGTCACGCTTCACGCGCGCCACATGGGCTTTGACGACCGACGCATCGCGCGGCTCTTTGAGCGGATCACGACGCTCTCGGGCGAGGGGGCATCCTCCTGGGTGTCGGTCTTCACCGGCGAAGCCCTTGCGGCGGATGCAGCCAAAAAGCCCGTCGAGGCGGCCAATCTCTTCAATCTGGCGCGCTTTCCCGTCGCTGATACCCCGGCCAAGATCTATGCCCAGCAGGCCGCCGCTCAGGTTTTCGGTGAGCATGTCGAACGGCTCGATCGCGGCGAACGCATCCAGGTCGAGCTTGACGGCAAGAGCCTCTCCGTTCTCTTTCGCGAGCCGCGCAACCGGCGGGCAGGGCTTTTGATCCTGATGGGGGGCATCGTCTCTCTGAAGGAGCAATGGGGCGCTTTCCTGAACCTCGGGCGCAAGCTTGGCTGCGCGGTGGCCATCGCGGATTTTGCCGGGGTCGGCTGCAATGAGGTGCCCTATGACCGCGCGGCTGCCGGGATCTATGGCGCGATCATGGATGCGGTGGCGGAGAGATGCGATGTTCGCCGCACGCTGATCGTCGCGCCGAGCTTTGGCGGCCATCTCGCCATGCTGCAGGCAATCCGCGATCCGCGCATTCGCCAGATCGTCACGGTCGGTGCGCCGATCCGGGCGTGCTTCCAAGAGGCCGCGCGCGGGGATGCAACCGACATCCCGCTGATCACGCGCCTGGCCTTGGCCCATGCCATGCGCATTCCGGTAGAGACCCTGCCGGATCGCCTTCCCGATCTGGCCATTCAGCCCGACGAGATGCGTCGGCTGAAGACCCCGGTTCTCTATCTTGCAGCCGAGCGCGACGAGATCATTCCCGTATCGGAATGGGCCGAGGTCGCGCGAGACGCTCCCAATCTCCGGGTGCATGGCTTCGACGATGTGCATGGCGCGCCCAACAGCCTGCCCGCCCTGCGCCTGATCATCCTCACCATGGTGTTGCGACATTGCGGGCGCTCGGTCGCCAGTCGCCTCGTTCAATCGTTCTTGCGCCTGCGCTTTGACGTGCAGCCGTCCCTTTTTCACGGCCTCGATAGGGTTTGA
- a CDS encoding acyl carrier protein: MMITQTIVNEALVDLLDLDETSLTPEARFEEIEGWDSVNALRLLVFLEREIGAKLDYNAYMACKTLGQLAQLTVEPVEVAS, encoded by the coding sequence ATGATGATCACTCAGACCATCGTGAACGAAGCACTTGTCGACCTGCTTGACCTCGATGAAACCAGCCTGACCCCCGAAGCCCGTTTCGAAGAAATCGAAGGGTGGGATTCCGTCAATGCCCTGCGCCTTCTGGTGTTTCTCGAGCGCGAGATCGGGGCCAAGCTCGACTACAACGCCTATATGGCCTGCAAGACGCTTGGCCAGCTGGCGCAGCTGACGGTCGAGCCGGTCGAGGTGGCGTCATGA
- a CDS encoding 3-oxoacyl-ACP synthase III family protein, producing MRILALSEVLPGTPVTNADLAEKFGLHAQWLDQMTGNRQRFFCREDSAPDVPRSTSDLATEAGRRVLDKSGWTPEMVEFLILTTASPDHLMPATVNLVADRLGINGVPTLQITSGCAGALQGLFAARALLESGHTRGLVIGADTCIKMWPSNRDAKSMKPAEMVNFAMFGDGAGAAACEAGTEGPGFKVEHLFLRGIGLGRKPAQVVKWFGAEGAAEGEAMGEEDYKAIERHVPEITQAILAELESKQGWPLDEVDHILLPQLNGVMTEKLRVGLNVTEEQAVSCVSVTGNNGNALPFVQMNRLAERLAEEGDGQPTRAFVANVESSKWIMAGMALVHG from the coding sequence ATGCGGATTTTGGCTCTTAGCGAGGTCCTTCCCGGCACCCCGGTCACAAATGCCGATCTGGCTGAAAAGTTTGGGCTGCACGCGCAGTGGCTCGACCAGATGACCGGCAATCGTCAGCGCTTCTTCTGCCGCGAGGACAGCGCGCCGGACGTGCCGCGCAGCACCAGCGATCTGGCGACCGAGGCGGGGCGTCGCGTGCTCGACAAATCGGGCTGGACGCCGGAGATGGTCGAGTTCCTGATCCTGACGACGGCCTCGCCGGATCATCTGATGCCCGCGACGGTGAACCTCGTCGCCGACCGGCTGGGCATCAACGGCGTGCCGACCTTGCAGATCACCTCTGGCTGCGCCGGGGCGCTGCAGGGCCTCTTTGCGGCGCGCGCGCTTTTGGAAAGCGGTCATACCCGCGGCCTCGTGATCGGTGCGGACACCTGCATCAAGATGTGGCCCTCCAACCGCGACGCGAAATCGATGAAGCCAGCCGAGATGGTGAACTTCGCGATGTTCGGCGACGGCGCCGGAGCCGCGGCTTGTGAGGCCGGGACCGAAGGGCCGGGCTTCAAGGTCGAGCATCTGTTCCTGCGCGGCATCGGGCTTGGCCGCAAACCGGCGCAGGTCGTGAAATGGTTCGGCGCCGAGGGTGCCGCCGAGGGCGAGGCCATGGGCGAAGAGGACTATAAGGCGATCGAGCGCCATGTCCCCGAGATCACCCAGGCCATTCTCGCCGAACTGGAAAGCAAGCAGGGCTGGCCGCTTGATGAGGTCGATCACATCCTGCTGCCGCAGCTCAATGGGGTGATGACCGAGAAGCTGCGCGTTGGCCTCAACGTCACCGAAGAGCAGGCGGTGTCCTGCGTTTCGGTGACCGGCAACAACGGAAACGCGCTGCCTTTCGTCCAGATGAACCGCCTGGCCGAGCGCCTCGCCGAAGAGGGCGACGGCCAGCCGACCCGCGCCTTCGTCGCCAATGTCGAATCGTCGAAATGGATCATGGCCGGCATGGCCCTGGTTCACGGCTGA
- a CDS encoding DUF6691 family protein has protein sequence MGRLLVALASGALFGAGLLVSGMTDPAKVRGWLDVFGAWDPTLAFVLGGAILPMALAWRIAARMPRSLSGAPLPGPASRQIDARLLGGSALFGLGWAIAGYCPGPALASIGFGGAAIWIFTAAMLLGIGLHTLLNRRS, from the coding sequence ATGGGGCGCTTGCTGGTCGCGCTTGCCTCGGGTGCGCTCTTTGGCGCGGGGCTGCTGGTCTCGGGCATGACCGATCCGGCCAAGGTCCGAGGCTGGCTTGATGTTTTCGGTGCTTGGGATCCGACGCTTGCCTTCGTCCTCGGCGGGGCGATCCTGCCGATGGCGCTGGCCTGGCGAATTGCGGCGCGGATGCCGCGCTCGCTTTCGGGGGCTCCCCTGCCCGGCCCGGCCTCGCGTCAGATCGATGCGCGACTGCTTGGCGGCTCGGCGCTCTTTGGCCTTGGCTGGGCGATTGCGGGCTATTGCCCCGGCCCGGCGCTCGCCTCGATCGGCTTTGGCGGCGCGGCCATCTGGATTTTCACGGCGGCCATGCTTCTGGGCATCGGCCTTCACACCCTTCTGAACAGGAGAAGCTGA
- a CDS encoding YeeE/YedE family protein — protein MEADWIRGLIGGLMIGAAAALYLLVNGRIMGASGILGGFLTRSPAGSEWRERGIFLLGLIAAPALLVWAGFGHGSRPVASTLGLVVAGLLVGFGTRMANGCTSGHGVCGISRLAWRGIAATLTYLVFGVLGVVLARALG, from the coding sequence ATGGAGGCGGACTGGATCAGAGGGCTGATCGGCGGGCTGATGATCGGGGCTGCGGCCGCGCTTTATCTGCTGGTCAATGGCCGGATCATGGGCGCGAGCGGCATTCTCGGCGGCTTTCTCACCCGCAGCCCCGCCGGATCCGAATGGCGAGAGCGCGGGATCTTCCTCCTTGGCCTGATCGCGGCCCCAGCCCTTCTGGTCTGGGCGGGGTTCGGACATGGTTCGCGCCCGGTCGCCTCGACGCTTGGGCTTGTCGTCGCGGGCCTTCTGGTCGGGTTCGGAACGCGCATGGCCAATGGCTGCACCTCGGGCCACGGCGTCTGCGGGATCTCGCGGCTGGCTTGGCGTGGGATCGCGGCGACGCTGACCTATCTGGTCTTCGGTGTGCTCGGCGTGGTTCTGGCCCGCGCCTTGGGATGA
- a CDS encoding helix-turn-helix transcriptional regulator: protein MGYNPENYFENPGNLFGELTRQVLDADSLTRFSEIIQGAAERLGYSHFAYHMIRSSALETGEKRLSLGLTNYSDDWLSHYRDYNYVNQDPVVNQVMTGKQAFRWSRAFRDTEFERRQAEVMADARDAGIFDGVTVPLKSHNGEVASLTFVRGEAPNGNVERLIELECLLAEFLHGHIRQHVLREEYKHKLRRKGSILSPRETQVLTWAAQGKSSWEIGQILGIAEKSVEFYADSAKRKLDASNRTHAVVKAVALGLIE from the coding sequence TTGGGATATAACCCTGAAAACTATTTCGAAAATCCTGGCAACCTCTTTGGAGAGCTGACGCGGCAAGTCCTCGATGCGGATTCCCTGACCCGTTTTAGCGAGATCATTCAGGGCGCAGCTGAGCGATTGGGATATTCGCATTTCGCCTATCACATGATTCGCTCTTCAGCGCTGGAAACAGGAGAAAAGCGGCTGTCGCTTGGGCTGACGAATTATTCCGACGATTGGCTAAGTCATTATAGAGATTATAATTACGTCAATCAGGACCCGGTTGTGAATCAGGTCATGACCGGCAAACAAGCATTTCGCTGGAGCCGCGCCTTTCGCGATACAGAGTTTGAACGGCGACAGGCCGAAGTGATGGCGGATGCCCGCGATGCGGGGATCTTTGACGGCGTGACCGTGCCGTTGAAATCGCACAACGGCGAGGTTGCGAGTTTGACCTTCGTTCGCGGCGAAGCGCCAAACGGCAATGTCGAGAGGCTTATCGAGCTGGAATGTCTCCTTGCGGAATTTCTTCATGGTCACATCCGCCAGCATGTTCTGCGCGAGGAGTATAAGCATAAACTCCGGCGCAAGGGCTCGATCCTCTCACCACGCGAAACTCAGGTTCTGACTTGGGCGGCCCAGGGGAAATCCTCGTGGGAGATTGGGCAAATCCTTGGAATTGCCGAAAAATCCGTGGAATTTTATGCCGACTCGGCGAAACGCAAACTCGATGCCTCGAACCGCACCCATGCGGTGGTCAAGGCCGTCGCGCTTGGTCTGATCGAGTGA
- a CDS encoding acyl-homoserine-lactone synthase, translated as MVRSWTIGLSDQDSSAALDQSSRERITSCQCPRRRAVSIQGKPLWGTAEYSDCAIAAIIPVIKCANGSVPMIQLIDCTKTHASHEDINDFFEFRHQIFRERLGWDMPSLSPCDTHEVDQFDTENAIYMLHRGIDGKIVAGLRLLPTNLPYLLGDCFDWMLDEAAPRQSNVFEVTRLAVCPDAARCNGASAYLRVLIWGLMEYGLQNKVKNYVSLSYLGMERLLRQSGCQFQRLSAPKPIAGRKSVALQFDIMSGIRDRCRALIDPKLMNGRSLELAEPMAAPLLMAA; from the coding sequence ATGGTCCGCAGCTGGACAATTGGCCTCTCTGATCAAGACAGCTCGGCTGCTCTCGATCAAAGCTCCCGCGAGCGGATCACATCCTGTCAATGCCCGCGACGCAGAGCTGTCTCAATACAGGGGAAACCCTTGTGGGGGACCGCCGAATATTCCGATTGTGCAATCGCAGCAATCATCCCGGTCATCAAATGCGCAAACGGGAGCGTTCCGATGATCCAACTGATCGACTGCACCAAAACTCACGCAAGCCACGAAGATATCAATGATTTCTTTGAGTTCCGCCATCAGATCTTTCGCGAGCGTTTGGGGTGGGACATGCCGAGTTTGTCGCCCTGCGACACGCATGAGGTTGATCAGTTCGATACCGAAAACGCCATTTATATGCTGCATCGCGGCATCGACGGAAAGATCGTAGCGGGGCTGCGTTTGTTGCCGACCAATCTGCCCTATCTGCTGGGCGATTGTTTTGATTGGATGCTGGATGAAGCGGCGCCCCGGCAGTCGAATGTCTTTGAGGTGACGCGGCTGGCGGTTTGCCCGGATGCGGCGCGGTGCAATGGGGCCAGCGCCTATCTGCGCGTGCTGATCTGGGGGCTCATGGAATATGGATTGCAGAACAAGGTGAAAAACTATGTCTCGCTGTCCTATTTGGGAATGGAGCGGCTGCTGCGCCAATCGGGCTGCCAATTCCAGCGTCTGAGCGCCCCGAAACCGATCGCGGGGCGAAAATCGGTGGCGCTGCAATTTGATATCATGTCGGGTATTCGCGACCGCTGCCGTGCGCTGATTGACCCCAAGCTGATGAACGGAAGATCGCTCGAACTGGCAGAGCCGATGGCGGCCCCGCTCTTGATGGCTGCCTGA
- a CDS encoding HAD-IIIC family phosphatase has protein sequence MNDIQPIATDGPVRPLSRLRQLGRAGIGPDLAPLRALLTQISDPLDLDAAGSLLAGEKLQHQLAAITGLREQRIAVLGSSTLNMVPNLLQAMLLREGILGRFLTSDFDQWRIEIMTGAPALAPFQPRLTLCLLDEEAVFSGVTVPHDVDALEARCAGFAAEVADWVRRCRALAGGRVVLATVPLSRRRAGHLLDYAGRARLSAAWARMNAALLDLAESAEGVSVLDAAILTESAGTCHAADRMRQAAGMAFAPEFLAAYAEEVTRIARADLGMARKALALDLDNTLWGGVVGDVGVGALALGRMWPGTPHHELQTLAKSYAAQGVILTVCSKNDDGVARGALTEHPEMVLGARDLSLITANWEPKAQNLKAQAKSLNIGTDAFVFMDDHPVERGAMREFLPEVQTIELADEPSGYASALAASGAFNLLRLTDEDRQRTALYRAQTDRAEAAVGISLEEYLRKLDSHLVLEPLGELNVTRITQLFGKTNQFNLTQKRYAESELRDGSRRSWGARLTDRFGDSGLIAAVTMIDHADGTSEIENVVLSCRAFSRGVEEAVMSLILNGARRRGRVAVTGRYVASAKNGRCATFYDEMGFRPAGEGWCHDLHEILPVPDQITATEEE, from the coding sequence ATGAATGACATTCAGCCCATCGCGACCGACGGCCCGGTCCGCCCCTTGTCTCGCCTGCGCCAGCTGGGCCGCGCGGGGATTGGCCCCGATCTCGCGCCGCTGCGCGCGCTGCTGACACAGATCTCGGATCCTCTGGACCTCGACGCCGCTGGCAGCCTGCTCGCGGGGGAAAAGCTGCAACACCAGCTTGCTGCGATCACCGGGCTGCGCGAACAGCGTATCGCGGTGCTGGGCAGCTCGACGCTCAATATGGTGCCCAATCTCTTGCAGGCCATGCTGCTGCGCGAGGGCATTCTGGGCCGGTTTCTGACCAGCGATTTCGATCAATGGCGCATCGAGATCATGACTGGCGCGCCCGCTTTGGCGCCCTTCCAGCCGCGCCTGACGCTGTGCCTGCTCGACGAAGAGGCCGTCTTTTCGGGCGTGACGGTGCCGCATGATGTCGATGCGCTTGAGGCGCGCTGCGCCGGTTTCGCCGCCGAAGTCGCCGATTGGGTGCGGCGTTGCCGCGCGCTGGCGGGCGGACGCGTGGTGCTGGCGACGGTGCCTTTGTCGCGGCGGCGCGCGGGCCATCTGCTCGATTACGCTGGACGGGCCCGGCTTTCGGCAGCCTGGGCGCGCATGAATGCGGCGCTCCTTGATCTGGCCGAAAGCGCCGAGGGCGTCTCGGTGCTGGACGCAGCGATCCTGACCGAAAGCGCCGGGACCTGCCATGCCGCCGACCGTATGAGGCAGGCCGCAGGCATGGCTTTCGCACCCGAATTCCTTGCAGCCTATGCCGAAGAGGTGACGCGGATCGCCCGGGCCGATCTCGGCATGGCGCGGAAGGCGCTGGCGCTTGATCTCGACAATACGCTTTGGGGCGGGGTGGTTGGTGATGTCGGAGTCGGCGCGCTCGCTTTGGGCCGGATGTGGCCGGGCACGCCGCATCACGAGCTCCAGACCCTCGCGAAATCCTATGCCGCACAGGGCGTTATCCTGACCGTCTGTTCCAAGAATGACGACGGCGTGGCGCGCGGCGCGCTGACGGAGCATCCCGAAATGGTGCTCGGCGCGCGCGATCTGTCGCTGATCACCGCCAATTGGGAGCCGAAGGCGCAAAACCTCAAGGCGCAGGCGAAGAGCCTGAACATCGGGACCGATGCCTTTGTCTTCATGGATGACCACCCGGTCGAACGCGGCGCCATGCGCGAGTTCCTGCCCGAGGTTCAGACCATCGAACTCGCCGATGAGCCCTCGGGCTATGCCAGTGCTCTGGCGGCGTCGGGTGCCTTCAATCTTCTGCGCCTGACTGACGAGGACCGCCAGCGGACCGCGCTTTATCGCGCGCAAACCGACCGCGCTGAAGCTGCCGTCGGGATCAGTCTTGAGGAGTACCTGCGCAAGCTCGACTCGCATCTCGTCCTTGAGCCGCTGGGGGAATTGAACGTCACCCGGATCACCCAGCTTTTCGGCAAGACCAACCAGTTCAACCTGACCCAGAAGCGTTACGCCGAAAGCGAGCTGCGTGACGGCTCGCGCCGGAGCTGGGGTGCGCGTCTTACCGATCGTTTCGGCGACAGCGGGCTGATCGCGGCGGTCACGATGATCGATCACGCCGATGGCACCTCCGAGATCGAGAATGTCGTCCTCAGCTGCCGCGCCTTTTCGCGTGGGGTCGAAGAAGCCGTCATGTCCCTGATCCTGAACGGCGCCCGCCGTCGCGGCCGGGTTGCGGTGACGGGCCGCTATGTCGCCAGCGCCAAGAACGGACGCTGCGCCACGTTTTACGACGAGATGGGCTTCCGGCCCGCAGGCGAGGGCTGGTGCCACGACCTGCACGAGATCCTGCCGGTGCCCGACCAAATCACAGCGACAGAAGAGGAGTAA
- a CDS encoding 2-oxo acid dehydrogenase subunit E2, with the protein MTARAAAFPAERAHTYAFLRDARNTAHVFLTADVDTTALQAARARANAEISYVSYVVKAAAEVLAKHSAARTTLRDGLRPRMVTMDGVTAKVLFDKDFNGTRCVASGTVEAPDKASVAVIQSQVDHYKAAPIAAEGPFAALWKLRRLPLPAVRLIYNLLLASPKRRARFQGTFSVTSVGHRDVRSILPMIATPIGLGMGRIAATPVVRDGKITIAPQFTLSLAFDHRVLDGALAADLLADIKHRLETWEN; encoded by the coding sequence ATGACCGCGCGGGCGGCGGCCTTTCCGGCAGAGCGGGCGCATACCTATGCCTTCCTGCGCGACGCGCGCAACACCGCACATGTCTTCCTGACGGCGGATGTCGATACAACGGCGCTGCAAGCCGCGCGCGCTCGGGCGAATGCCGAGATCAGCTATGTTTCCTATGTGGTCAAGGCCGCGGCCGAGGTGCTGGCGAAGCATTCCGCCGCCCGGACCACGCTGCGCGACGGGCTGCGGCCGCGCATGGTGACGATGGACGGCGTGACCGCCAAGGTCCTTTTCGACAAGGATTTCAACGGCACGCGCTGTGTCGCCTCGGGCACGGTCGAGGCGCCCGACAAGGCCTCGGTCGCCGTCATCCAGTCGCAGGTCGATCACTACAAGGCCGCGCCGATTGCCGCTGAGGGGCCGTTTGCGGCCCTGTGGAAGCTGCGCCGCCTGCCGCTGCCGGCGGTTCGGCTGATCTACAACCTGCTGCTGGCCAGCCCCAAACGCCGCGCCCGCTTTCAAGGGACATTCTCGGTGACCTCGGTCGGGCACCGCGATGTGCGCTCGATCCTGCCGATGATCGCCACGCCCATCGGTCTTGGCATGGGCCGGATCGCCGCCACCCCGGTGGTGCGCGACGGCAAAATCACCATCGCGCCGCAGTTCACGCTGTCTCTGGCCTTCGACCACCGCGTCCTCGACGGCGCGCTGGCGGCGGATCTGCTGGCGGACATCAAACATCGACTTGAAACCTGGGAGAACTGA
- a CDS encoding esterase-like activity of phytase family protein, with the protein MPRHYPGHPPHHGGHDPHEPAVNVSNVNFLGSLTLGTGIDVFGTTLGGLSGLYYNPLSGAFAAISDDVSDPRAHGLLIDLSDGSLDPGDIRIAGVAQILTPDGGQFETTGAELEAIAFNGNTVYLASSGDAAGNPAIYVMEAHGLTVTQTGELPIDDKFLHSEDGRSGVQVGHGFESIALSPDRETLWTATERALIQDMGAGGRRGGEIARIVQYDLRSGTETGEFAYQLDRAARMPRHSEGSSSVGLVEMLALDDHGTLLALERGVINGPRGLEYTAKLYLVDLSHATDVSDRDSLSGSRFQTAEKTLLANLDDFHIDLANLEGMALGQKVPVTQADGSVLEQQSLIIISDDDFGATGAQGTQIIALGLTIDDSGAHQRVNVAQQSSYDHSSDHFDFGHNTSGSYDNALIF; encoded by the coding sequence ATGCCTCGGCATTATCCCGGCCACCCGCCTCACCATGGCGGCCACGATCCGCATGAACCTGCTGTCAACGTGTCGAACGTCAACTTTCTGGGCTCCTTGACGCTGGGAACCGGGATCGACGTGTTCGGCACGACCTTGGGCGGTCTGTCTGGCCTTTACTACAATCCGCTGTCCGGTGCATTTGCCGCCATTTCGGACGATGTGTCTGACCCGCGCGCGCATGGCCTGCTGATCGACCTCTCGGACGGCAGCCTCGATCCCGGCGACATCCGGATTGCCGGGGTCGCGCAAATTCTGACGCCCGACGGCGGTCAGTTCGAAACCACTGGCGCAGAGCTTGAGGCCATCGCCTTCAATGGCAACACCGTCTATCTCGCCTCATCCGGGGATGCTGCGGGCAATCCGGCGATTTACGTCATGGAGGCGCATGGGCTGACCGTCACGCAAACTGGCGAGCTGCCGATCGACGACAAGTTTCTGCACAGTGAGGATGGAAGGTCGGGCGTTCAGGTCGGTCACGGCTTTGAAAGCATTGCCCTTTCACCCGACCGCGAGACCCTGTGGACGGCGACCGAGCGCGCCTTGATCCAGGACATGGGCGCGGGAGGGCGTCGCGGAGGCGAGATTGCGCGGATCGTGCAATATGATCTCCGCAGCGGCACCGAGACCGGCGAATTTGCCTATCAGCTCGACCGGGCCGCAAGGATGCCCAGACATTCCGAGGGGTCGAGCAGCGTTGGCTTGGTCGAGATGCTGGCGCTTGACGATCATGGCACGCTTTTGGCGCTGGAGCGCGGAGTCATCAACGGCCCGAGGGGGCTTGAATACACCGCGAAGCTTTATCTGGTCGATCTGAGCCATGCGACCGACGTGTCCGATCGGGACTCCCTCAGCGGCAGCCGCTTCCAAACGGCGGAAAAGACGCTTCTAGCCAACCTCGACGACTTCCATATCGACCTTGCCAATCTTGAGGGCATGGCGCTGGGTCAGAAGGTTCCGGTGACGCAAGCGGATGGATCTGTCCTTGAACAACAAAGCCTTATCATCATTTCCGACGATGATTTCGGCGCGACCGGTGCGCAGGGCACGCAGATCATTGCGCTGGGGCTGACGATTGATGACTCGGGGGCGCATCAGCGCGTCAATGTGGCCCAGCAGAGTTCATATGACCACAGTTCTGACCATTTCGACTTCGGTCACAACACCTCGGGCAGCTATGACAATGCCCTGATTTTCTAA
- a CDS encoding FAD-dependent monooxygenase translates to MTDHFDTDVLVVGAGPAGAILSDVLARQGIRVTLAERAATAERSFRGETVAALSVKIMEDLGYGDRLKQAGYLPLEGIAFRENGRTLLSADYSRFPIGQLPIDMPQPQLLGVAIEAARSAPSFSFLSGTQFLSLIEEDGVVKGAMLRRSGGEPYELRARLTVGCDGRFSRMRKLSGLEAKITPMERDFLWFKLPRPENWQHTSQLVARGDRHLVILPTWPDLLRVGYNVPKGGFRDQREQGITLFQDSVAALDPRLADLVRTHIRGWDDVTLLDIFTAEMEQWSRDGLLLIGDSAHTVTPVLGQGVNLAIQDAVSFAPAIYQALADSTDVIPASALQAVIAKRRSHKAMITKFQRMQEGNLAQGTRFGTFLRRLKMRLLNHSPVKYKVLDRMMNAPHALRQAPEYRAMLERLAPIGAPVDAADGFAPVAPAHQNFREEVRTNAA, encoded by the coding sequence ATGACCGATCATTTTGATACGGACGTTCTTGTCGTCGGCGCGGGGCCGGCGGGTGCCATCCTGTCCGATGTCCTGGCGCGTCAGGGCATCCGTGTGACCCTGGCTGAACGCGCCGCGACCGCCGAACGCTCGTTCCGGGGCGAAACCGTCGCCGCGCTTTCCGTGAAAATCATGGAGGATCTCGGCTATGGCGATCGTCTGAAACAGGCGGGCTATCTGCCGCTCGAGGGGATCGCATTTCGCGAAAATGGCCGGACGCTGTTGTCGGCCGATTATAGCCGCTTCCCCATCGGCCAACTGCCGATCGACATGCCGCAGCCGCAGCTTCTGGGCGTGGCGATCGAGGCGGCCCGCAGCGCGCCGAGCTTTAGCTTTCTGTCCGGCACGCAATTCCTGTCGCTGATCGAAGAGGACGGCGTGGTCAAAGGCGCGATGCTGCGCAGGTCGGGCGGCGAGCCCTATGAGCTGCGCGCGCGTCTGACGGTCGGCTGTGATGGGCGCTTTTCGCGGATGCGCAAACTCTCGGGGCTTGAGGCCAAGATCACGCCGATGGAGCGCGATTTCCTTTGGTTCAAGTTGCCGCGTCCCGAGAATTGGCAACACACCTCGCAGCTCGTGGCGCGCGGTGATCGTCATCTGGTGATCTTGCCGACCTGGCCCGACCTGCTGCGCGTGGGCTACAATGTGCCCAAGGGCGGCTTCCGAGACCAGCGCGAACAGGGGATCACGCTGTTCCAAGACAGCGTCGCGGCGCTCGATCCGCGTCTGGCCGATCTGGTCCGCACCCATATCAGGGGCTGGGACGATGTCACGCTGCTCGACATCTTCACCGCCGAGATGGAGCAATGGAGCCGCGACGGGCTTTTGCTGATCGGCGACAGTGCCCATACGGTGACGCCGGTGCTGGGGCAGGGCGTCAATCTGGCGATCCAGGATGCTGTCTCCTTCGCGCCCGCGATCTATCAGGCCCTGGCTGACAGCACGGATGTCATTCCCGCCTCGGCGCTTCAGGCGGTGATCGCCAAGCGGCGCAGCCACAAGGCCATGATCACCAAATTCCAGCGGATGCAGGAAGGCAATCTGGCGCAGGGCACCCGCTTCGGCACCTTCTTGCGGCGTCTGAAGATGCGGCTGCTGAACCATTCTCCGGTCAAATACAAGGTGCTGGACCGGATGATGAACGCGCCGCACGCGCTGCGTCAGGCGCCGGAATACCGCGCAATGCTTGAGCGGCTGGCGCCGATCGGCGCGCCCGTTGATGCCGCTGACGGCTTTGCGCCGGTCGCGCCCGCGCATCAGAACTTTCGCGAAGAGGTCAGAACGAATGCGGCATGA
- a CDS encoding DUF2312 domain-containing protein: MQDDNAYGIAAGELRQFIEQFEQLEAEKKDLAEQQKELMAEAKARGYDTKVMRKVIALRKRDKDDIAEEEAILEMYKAALGMA; encoded by the coding sequence ATGCAGGACGATAACGCTTACGGCATCGCGGCGGGAGAGCTCCGCCAGTTCATCGAGCAATTCGAACAGCTCGAAGCCGAGAAGAAGGATCTGGCCGAACAGCAAAAAGAGCTGATGGCCGAAGCCAAGGCGCGCGGCTATGACACCAAGGTCATGCGCAAGGTCATTGCTTTGCGCAAACGCGACAAGGATGACATCGCCGAAGAAGAGGCGATTCTCGAGATGTATAAAGCGGCGCTCGGGATGGCCTGA